From a region of the Mycosarcoma maydis chromosome 7, whole genome shotgun sequence genome:
- a CDS encoding protein phosphatase regulator SHP1 (related to SHP1 - potential regulatory subunit for Glc7p) — protein MDESIQQFAAITGASADRARFFLEASGGDLQTAMSSFYESEPSQSEAGAGVEDTAEASSSPSVEQNYTGPRTLSGQPVDPSSLSGFGSTSLASSQSSRSRASGGIATFRDLQTLNSSPASGKRASSDDGDDDEGDDDEMNYYAGGERSALSVENPEARRRRNQPGGDLVQEILKRAAEEGKRHPEELAAGRAKASGSKPPSSASFAFTGRGRTINDAAEAESSSLSTPSMPGGFGSRLGGAGANEANDEEEDGEVAIRNLTFWKDGFSVEDGELMRYDDPAHAQTLAAINSGHAPLDLLNIRFGQQVHVHVHRRTDEEYKPPPMKPFAGSGNRLGSPAPASFASSSASSSRSQPTAAAASSSASAATASTGDFKVDTDKPTTQLQVRLGDGQRMTARFNTQHTIADLRSYINAANPGMSTRSYVLNSSFPPKPLTDESQTLEQAGLLNAVVIQKFQ, from the exons atggacgagagCATTCAGCAATTTGCAGCGATCACTGGCGCTTCGGCCGACCGCGCCCGCTTCTTTCTCGAAGCCTCGGGCGGCGACCTGCAGACCgccatgtcgagcttctACGAATCGGAACCTTCACAGTCGGAAGCTGGAGCAGGAGTGGAAGACACCGCAGAAGCGAGCTCTTCTCCTAGCGTTGAGCAAAACTATACGGGGCCACGTACGCTGTCAGGTCAGCCCGTAGACCCCTCCAGTCTCTCTGGCTTCGGATCCACCTCCTTGGCATCGAGCCAATCTTCTCGTTCGAGGGCCAGTGGCGGTATCGCGACCTTCCGTGATTTACAGACTTTGAACAGTAGTCCAGCCAGTGGAAAGAGGGCTTCTAgtgacgatggcgacgacgatgaaggagacgatgatgagaTGAATTACTACGCCGGTGGTGAGAGGAGCGCGCTCAGCGTCGAGAATCCCGAAGCACGGCGTCGCAGGAATCAGCCAGGGGGAGATCTGGTGCAAGAGATCCTGAAACGTGCTGCCGAAGAGGGCAAGCGCCATCCCGAGGAACTTGCTGCGGGTAGGGCCAAAGCTTCGGGAAGCAAACCTCCGTCTTCGGCCTCCTTCGCATTCACGGGCCGCGGCAGGACCATCAACGACGCTGCAGAAGCCGAATCATCGTCCCTTTCGACTCCTTCGATGCCCGGTGGATTCGGTAGCAGGTTgggtggtgctggcgcCAACGAAGCgaacgacgaggaggaagatggGGAGGTGGCAATTCGAAATCTCACCTTCTGGAAGGATGGGTTCTCGGTAGAAGACGGTGAGCTGATGCGCTACGACGATCCCGCACATGCTCAGACGCTTGCGGCAATTAACTCGGGACACGCTCCCTTGGACCTCCTCAACATCCGTTTTGGCCAGCAAGTGCACGTTCACGTCCACCGACGCACCGACGAAGAGTACAAACCTCCGCCAATGAAGCCTTTCGCCGGCTCGGGCAATCGACTCGGGTCGCCCGCTCCTGCTTCATTCGCTTCGTCATCCGCTTCGTCATCCAGGTCGCAGCCtaccgctgctgcggctTCATCCTCGGCAAGTGCCGCCACGGCTTCCACGGGCGATTTCAAGGTGGACACCGACAAGCCGACCACGCAGCTACAGGTGCGATTGGGCGATGGTCAGAGGATGACCGCTCGTTTCAACACGCAGCACACAATCGCTGACTTGAGAAGCTACATCAATGC TGCGAACCCGGGAATGTCGACTCGAAGCTATGTGCTCAACTCATCTTTCCCGCCCAAGCCGCTCACTGACGAGTCGCAGACTCTCGAACAGGCTGGTCTCCTCAACGCTGTTGTCATCCAAAAGTTTCAATGA